One region of Arthrobacter sp. StoSoilB22 genomic DNA includes:
- a CDS encoding GAF domain-containing sensor histidine kinase — MNPSETPEPRKPKLESRIPIEDLLKDFVGRAGELLQAQERTRGLLEAVVAVAEDLSLEAVLDRVVTSACHLLHARYGALGVIGEDNALSHFITVGIDSEQATRIGPLPTGHGVLGLLITEPVPLRLHDLRQHPKAYGFPQHHPPMKSFLGVPVRVRDVVFGNLYLTEKDGGGDFTPEDEDLAVALAAAAGVAIENARLYEDARRRTSWLEACMDVTGRMLGGDQVDRAENSALNLIAARALRESASHLALILVPSSPGGAYEVAGTAGERGDDFAGKSLPMDAAGVHEVGREGKPLCLDDSTELLGIAGHAGPAKLLIIDLTAQGAHHGLLILARDPGTGNFSKTDVEMGAVFGSHVALALALERIHRLREQVVVFSDRDRIARDLHDLVIQRLFAAGLSIQSLRRFTTGESALNRIDSVTEELDTSIRDLRNTIYSLQASTHEREPLSGRILQSIQAGAKSLPYAPHLTLAGPVDSLTDETTIKHLLAVLTESLSNAARHSGATSVNISVAVHEGRLTLEVADDGCGFKDPAPGNGLTNQARRAAEMNGTYSVTSAPGKGTSLTWSVPLS, encoded by the coding sequence GTGAACCCATCCGAAACTCCTGAGCCCCGCAAGCCGAAGCTTGAATCGCGGATTCCGATTGAAGACCTTTTGAAGGACTTCGTTGGGCGCGCCGGGGAGCTTCTACAGGCACAGGAAAGAACGCGGGGTCTGCTCGAAGCAGTTGTGGCCGTCGCGGAGGACTTAAGCCTCGAGGCCGTGCTCGACCGTGTGGTGACCTCCGCCTGCCACTTGCTTCACGCCCGCTATGGGGCCTTGGGCGTCATTGGTGAGGACAACGCGCTCAGCCATTTCATCACCGTCGGGATAGACAGCGAGCAGGCCACCCGGATCGGCCCCCTCCCCACCGGACACGGTGTGCTCGGCCTACTCATCACCGAGCCTGTGCCGCTTCGCCTCCACGATCTGCGCCAACACCCGAAGGCCTACGGATTTCCCCAACACCACCCGCCCATGAAGTCATTCCTCGGAGTTCCTGTACGGGTGAGAGACGTGGTGTTCGGCAACCTCTATCTGACGGAGAAGGACGGTGGCGGGGACTTCACGCCGGAGGACGAGGACCTTGCCGTGGCGTTGGCAGCGGCGGCCGGTGTGGCAATCGAGAACGCCCGGCTGTATGAAGACGCCCGACGGCGGACGTCCTGGCTCGAAGCATGCATGGACGTCACAGGGAGAATGCTCGGTGGTGACCAGGTGGACCGGGCCGAGAATTCAGCGCTGAACTTGATCGCTGCCAGGGCTTTGCGGGAATCGGCATCCCATCTGGCCTTGATACTGGTCCCGTCCTCTCCGGGAGGCGCGTATGAAGTCGCGGGCACGGCAGGGGAACGCGGAGATGATTTCGCTGGCAAATCACTGCCAATGGATGCCGCCGGAGTCCATGAAGTGGGACGAGAAGGGAAGCCGCTCTGCCTCGATGACTCCACGGAACTCCTTGGTATTGCCGGGCATGCAGGGCCAGCCAAGCTCCTCATCATCGACCTCACCGCCCAAGGAGCCCATCATGGGCTTTTGATCCTGGCACGTGATCCTGGTACAGGAAATTTTTCCAAGACGGATGTGGAGATGGGTGCGGTCTTCGGTTCGCATGTGGCACTCGCGCTGGCACTCGAACGGATTCACAGGCTCCGGGAACAAGTAGTGGTGTTCTCGGACCGCGACAGGATCGCCCGGGACCTCCATGACTTGGTGATCCAAAGGCTTTTCGCCGCGGGGTTGAGTATTCAGAGCCTTCGGCGTTTTACCACTGGCGAGTCTGCTCTGAACAGGATCGACTCCGTCACCGAAGAGCTGGACACCAGCATCCGCGATCTCCGCAACACCATTTATTCGCTTCAGGCCAGTACCCACGAGCGCGAGCCGTTGAGCGGCCGCATCCTTCAGTCGATTCAAGCCGGTGCCAAATCCTTGCCCTACGCGCCGCATCTGACCTTGGCCGGCCCCGTTGACTCCCTCACCGACGAAACCACCATAAAACACCTGCTGGCCGTTCTCACAGAGAGCCTCAGCAATGCGGCGCGTCATTCAGGAGCCACGTCCGTCAATATTTCCGTGGCGGTCCACGAAGGCCGGCTGACACTTGAAGTGGCGGACGATGGATGCGGTTTTAAGGATCCGGCGCCGGGGAACGGCCTAACGAACCAGGCGCGCAGGGCAGCGGAAATGAATGGCACTTATAGCGTCACCAGCGCACCAGGCAAGGGGACGTCGCTAACATGGTCGGTCCCGCTGTCCTGA
- a CDS encoding zinc-dependent alcohol dehydrogenase family protein: protein MKALVYGGPGEKSWADVPDPVILHPTDAIVRIDTTTICGTDLHILKGDVPAVQPGRILGHEGVGTVTDVGSSISALRPGDRVIISCIKSCGHCGNCRKGLFSHCLGDEGQAGTGWIFGHLIDGTQAEFVRVPYAENSLHKLPHGVTDDEAVMLSDILPTAFEIGVQAGHVAPGDVVAIVGAGPIGLAAMATAGLHGAATVVAIDPDESRLAKSRDFGATHTVNPTKPEWIADVLALTDGAGVDVSMEAVGIPETFDMALRLVRPGGHVANIGVHGKPVQLPLQDLWIQNINISMGLVNTNTTPMLLRLVAQHKLPADRFATHHFGLEQIMDAYDTFSRAAETGALKVVLSRKPHD from the coding sequence ATGAAGGCACTCGTTTACGGTGGCCCCGGAGAAAAGTCCTGGGCGGACGTGCCGGATCCTGTCATCCTGCATCCCACAGACGCAATCGTGCGTATAGACACCACTACCATTTGCGGTACCGATCTGCACATCCTCAAAGGGGACGTCCCTGCGGTCCAGCCGGGACGCATCCTGGGGCACGAAGGGGTGGGGACTGTCACCGATGTGGGGAGTTCAATCAGTGCGCTCCGCCCAGGAGACAGGGTGATCATCTCCTGCATCAAGTCCTGCGGACACTGCGGAAATTGCAGGAAGGGCCTGTTCTCCCACTGCCTCGGGGACGAAGGACAAGCCGGAACCGGCTGGATCTTCGGCCACCTCATCGACGGGACGCAGGCCGAGTTCGTCCGTGTTCCCTATGCAGAAAATTCCCTGCACAAACTGCCCCACGGCGTCACCGACGACGAAGCCGTGATGCTTTCCGACATACTTCCCACGGCCTTCGAAATCGGAGTCCAAGCCGGACACGTGGCCCCGGGAGACGTCGTGGCCATTGTAGGGGCTGGACCCATCGGCCTTGCGGCCATGGCCACGGCCGGGCTCCACGGTGCAGCCACGGTAGTGGCCATAGATCCCGACGAGAGCCGGCTGGCCAAGTCCCGTGACTTCGGAGCCACGCACACGGTCAACCCCACCAAGCCCGAGTGGATTGCGGACGTTCTCGCCCTCACCGACGGGGCTGGTGTGGACGTGTCCATGGAAGCCGTGGGAATACCGGAGACCTTTGACATGGCCTTGCGCCTGGTCCGCCCCGGCGGGCACGTGGCCAACATTGGGGTCCACGGAAAACCCGTCCAACTTCCGCTTCAGGACCTGTGGATCCAAAACATCAACATCAGCATGGGATTGGTCAACACCAACACCACCCCGATGCTGCTTCGCCTGGTGGCCCAGCATAAGCTCCCCGCTGATAGGTTTGCCACCCACCACTTCGGCCTGGAACAGATCATGGATGCCTATGACACGTTCTCGCGTGCCGCGGAAACAGGGGCCCTGAAAGTGGTTCTGAGCCGAAAACCTCATGACTGA
- a CDS encoding pyridoxamine 5'-phosphate oxidase family protein produces MTNKPTVPEAEILDNKQCWELLRSVSVGRLAVWAHDHPDIFPINYKADHGTLVFRTGEGSKLHAALSATPVALEADGVDPNTGVAWSVVVKGKAESIKLTQEVLDTVGLLLFPWQAGRKDHFVRIVPTSLTGRRFKVTPPLTWWSPLDDATRAGLE; encoded by the coding sequence ATGACGAACAAACCCACGGTTCCGGAAGCTGAGATCCTGGACAACAAGCAGTGTTGGGAGCTGCTGCGCAGCGTCTCAGTGGGCCGCCTCGCAGTTTGGGCGCACGACCACCCCGACATCTTTCCCATCAACTACAAAGCAGACCACGGCACGCTGGTCTTCCGCACTGGCGAGGGGAGTAAGCTCCACGCCGCCCTCAGCGCCACGCCTGTAGCACTGGAAGCGGACGGAGTCGACCCGAATACGGGCGTCGCCTGGAGCGTCGTGGTCAAGGGAAAAGCAGAGAGCATCAAGCTGACCCAGGAAGTGCTGGACACTGTCGGTCTGTTGCTTTTCCCATGGCAGGCCGGGCGAAAAGACCATTTTGTCCGAATCGTTCCCACCTCGTTGACCGGACGCCGCTTCAAGGTGACCCCGCCGCTGACGTGGTGGAGTCCGCTCGACGACGCCACCAGGGCGGGTTTGGAATGA
- a CDS encoding MBL fold metallo-hydrolase yields the protein MSTKNPSTLRFLGATDTVTGSRYLVDFHGTRILVDCGLFQGYKRLRLRNRQPFPVSPASIDTVLLTHAHLDYTGYVPKLVKDGFRGPVYATHGTNELCKLLLPDSGHLQEEESRYADHRGSSIHTPALPLYTAADAVKSLNSFHPVAFDEPLDLGSGVEATFVPAGHILGAAQLQIRVGGNSLHFTGDLGRDDDPLMYPPRQLEAANVLVTESTYGNRTHPASSPEVELGEVISRVAKRGGVILVAAFAVGRAETLMLQLARLRRKGAIPDIPVYLNSPMAIDASYMYQKHPDEHRLRPDEFKDMYGVAVMTRTADDSKLLNLRGGPMIIISASGMLTGGRILHHIEAYGNDPNNAIVLSGYQAAGTRGAALAAGSRELRVYGQDVKIRAEVVQLEGFSAHADSDAILRWMHSAAQAPRMTYITHGEPDASEALRLRIKYELGWKARVPEYQETVSIATPE from the coding sequence ATGAGCACCAAAAACCCCTCTACGCTCCGCTTTCTTGGCGCAACGGACACCGTTACCGGCTCGCGCTACCTTGTGGACTTCCACGGAACTCGAATCCTTGTGGACTGCGGGCTCTTCCAGGGCTACAAACGGCTGCGCCTGCGGAACCGGCAGCCCTTCCCAGTATCCCCTGCCTCCATTGATACCGTCCTGCTGACGCACGCCCATCTGGACTATACGGGCTATGTTCCCAAGCTGGTGAAGGATGGTTTCAGAGGTCCTGTCTACGCCACTCACGGGACGAATGAACTGTGCAAACTCCTGTTGCCCGACAGCGGACACCTGCAGGAAGAAGAGTCCAGGTACGCCGATCACCGTGGGTCCTCTATCCACACCCCTGCTTTGCCGCTCTATACAGCGGCCGATGCCGTGAAGTCGCTCAACAGCTTCCACCCCGTTGCGTTCGATGAGCCCCTCGACCTCGGCAGCGGCGTCGAGGCCACGTTCGTACCCGCCGGCCACATTTTAGGAGCAGCCCAGCTTCAGATCCGGGTGGGCGGCAACTCCCTTCATTTCACCGGCGATCTGGGCCGCGACGATGACCCCCTCATGTATCCTCCCCGGCAGCTGGAGGCAGCCAACGTGTTGGTGACGGAGTCCACGTACGGCAACAGGACGCATCCAGCCAGCAGCCCGGAAGTTGAACTCGGCGAGGTGATTTCCCGGGTGGCCAAGCGGGGAGGAGTGATTCTGGTAGCGGCATTCGCCGTTGGCCGGGCCGAAACGCTCATGCTTCAGTTGGCAAGGCTTCGCAGAAAAGGTGCCATACCGGACATTCCCGTCTATCTGAACAGTCCCATGGCCATAGACGCTTCCTATATGTACCAGAAGCATCCGGACGAACACCGCCTGCGCCCGGATGAATTCAAGGATATGTACGGGGTGGCCGTCATGACCCGGACGGCGGACGATTCCAAGCTCCTGAACCTCAGGGGTGGCCCCATGATCATCATCTCCGCAAGCGGGATGTTGACGGGTGGACGGATTCTGCATCACATCGAGGCGTACGGCAATGACCCCAACAATGCGATTGTCCTGAGCGGATACCAGGCCGCCGGCACCAGGGGTGCAGCGCTGGCGGCAGGTTCGCGTGAACTGAGGGTCTATGGGCAGGACGTCAAGATCAGGGCCGAGGTGGTCCAATTGGAAGGTTTCAGCGCACACGCCGATTCCGATGCCATCCTCCGATGGATGCATTCAGCCGCGCAAGCCCCACGAATGACGTACATCACCCATGGAGAGCCGGATGCATCTGAAGCCCTTCGCCTCCGCATCAAATACGAATTGGGGTGGAAGGCCCGTGTACCGGAATATCAAGAGACCGTCTCCATCGCCACACCGGAATAA
- a CDS encoding response regulator transcription factor, with translation MDRRETSGHRTDSPGEPIRVFILDDHELVRRGLQELLEGEGFVVVGMSGSAEEATRRIPALHPDVAVLDARLPDGTGIEVCRDVRSVDPSLNCLILTSYDDEQALRGAVLAGAAGYVLKEIGGMDLLGALRKAARGESLFDEAVKTRIIQGLTEPKKQDPRVSSLTPQERRVLEFVGQGMTNRQIGEEMLLAEKTVKNYVSSLLAKLGFERRTQAAVFMAHSSEEDAGNRH, from the coding sequence ATGGATCGCCGAGAAACATCCGGCCACAGGACCGATTCCCCAGGAGAACCAATCCGCGTGTTCATACTCGACGACCACGAATTGGTTCGTCGGGGGCTCCAAGAACTCTTGGAAGGTGAAGGCTTCGTGGTGGTCGGCATGTCCGGGTCCGCCGAGGAAGCGACGCGCCGGATTCCTGCGTTGCACCCGGACGTCGCTGTGCTGGACGCACGGTTGCCCGACGGGACGGGAATTGAGGTATGCCGTGACGTGCGTTCAGTTGACCCTTCGCTGAACTGTCTCATACTCACCAGCTACGACGACGAACAAGCCCTCCGCGGCGCCGTCCTTGCCGGTGCCGCCGGGTACGTCCTGAAAGAAATCGGCGGAATGGATTTGCTTGGCGCCCTGCGCAAGGCTGCCAGGGGCGAGTCGCTGTTCGATGAGGCCGTCAAGACGAGGATCATTCAGGGCCTCACGGAGCCGAAGAAACAGGATCCCCGAGTCTCGTCCCTCACACCACAGGAGCGCCGGGTCCTCGAGTTCGTTGGGCAAGGTATGACCAACCGCCAGATCGGAGAGGAAATGCTCCTGGCAGAGAAGACGGTCAAGAACTACGTCTCATCCCTCTTGGCCAAACTCGGGTTCGAACGCCGAACCCAGGCGGCGGTTTTCATGGCTCATTCTTCCGAAGAGGATGCCGGGAACCGGCACTGA
- a CDS encoding flavodoxin domain-containing protein: MKALVVYDSGFGNTKAIAEAIAAGLSSLNAKVFPVGQLRPEDISSEDLLVVGSPINGWRPTQKTTEALSRLGKHGLSGVVAVGFDSRVKLFIHGDAAKKITKTLHDAGASIIAKPMAFYVKGTEGPLLDGETSRATAWGKELLAVAKAHGSQRSA, encoded by the coding sequence ATGAAAGCACTCGTCGTTTACGATTCCGGCTTTGGCAACACCAAGGCGATCGCTGAGGCCATTGCAGCAGGCCTCAGCTCACTCAACGCGAAAGTGTTCCCCGTCGGACAGCTTCGACCCGAAGATATCTCCTCAGAGGACCTTTTGGTGGTGGGAAGCCCCATCAACGGGTGGCGCCCAACTCAGAAGACCACCGAGGCTCTATCCCGTCTTGGTAAACATGGACTCTCAGGAGTGGTTGCTGTCGGCTTTGATTCGAGGGTCAAGTTGTTCATCCATGGGGATGCGGCCAAGAAGATCACCAAAACCCTGCATGACGCCGGAGCCAGCATTATTGCCAAACCAATGGCCTTCTACGTCAAGGGAACCGAAGGGCCCCTGCTTGATGGAGAGACGTCCCGGGCAACGGCGTGGGGTAAAGAACTCCTGGCAGTTGCCAAAGCCCATGGAAGCCAGAGGAGCGCGTGA
- a CDS encoding DUF3040 domain-containing protein, translating to MALSEFERLELQKISQALQEEDPRLAALMSVDDLNRRRWKGIKRGFLAALAGLGLLLVSFPLGSLALGVLGFLVMGAGTYWATVFIGDRPLRGKPRPRTHTHEKNKEQS from the coding sequence ATGGCACTTTCGGAGTTCGAGCGGCTCGAACTACAGAAAATATCGCAGGCCCTTCAGGAGGAGGACCCCAGGCTGGCAGCACTGATGAGCGTGGATGATCTGAACCGACGCCGATGGAAGGGCATAAAGCGAGGCTTCCTCGCTGCGCTTGCGGGGCTCGGACTCCTGCTGGTGAGTTTCCCACTCGGCAGTCTGGCACTGGGAGTGCTGGGCTTCCTTGTCATGGGTGCAGGAACGTACTGGGCGACCGTTTTCATAGGTGACCGCCCTCTTCGCGGGAAGCCCCGCCCCCGAACACACACCCACGAGAAGAACAAGGAACAGTCATGA
- a CDS encoding GAF domain-containing protein translates to MNTLLDAVMSMADKLSLEAVLDRVVTSACTLVDARYGALGVIGEDQQLSHFVTVGIDDDGIRSIGDLPTGHGVLGHLIREPLPLRLHDLGQHPMASGFPRNHPPMKSFLGVPIRVRDVVFGNLYLTEKKDGLDFTAADEELAVALAAAAGVAIQNARLFDESHRRQRWLEAGVELGSLLIANEFDDGASHLDLVAEAALRASESILAVVAVPASDGRVLCRSAIGVQGLYAGQELTGSQIVLSVIETGESLVVKDPHHVLGVDLTEKLGPVLVSALGHRGTDNGALLLARGTGAPAYTRSDVDSSALFGSRIGLALDLVRASALRQQSVVLSDRERIARDLHDLVIQRLFAAGLGIQNLRRFMDDPAALERMAALTEELDETIRTLRSTIEQLRSADKAG, encoded by the coding sequence ATGAACACTTTGCTTGATGCGGTCATGTCCATGGCGGACAAACTGAGCTTGGAAGCCGTTTTGGACCGGGTGGTCACGTCAGCCTGCACCCTGGTGGATGCGAGATATGGTGCCTTGGGTGTCATCGGTGAGGATCAGCAACTTAGTCACTTCGTCACTGTGGGGATTGACGACGACGGCATCAGGTCAATTGGTGATCTGCCAACTGGTCACGGCGTGTTGGGCCACTTGATCCGGGAACCGCTGCCCTTACGGCTCCACGACCTTGGCCAGCATCCGATGGCGAGTGGATTCCCCAGGAACCATCCCCCCATGAAAAGTTTCCTCGGCGTACCCATCCGGGTCCGCGACGTCGTCTTTGGCAACCTGTATTTGACGGAAAAGAAGGACGGGCTGGATTTCACCGCTGCCGATGAAGAGTTGGCTGTAGCCTTGGCGGCGGCCGCCGGGGTTGCCATCCAGAACGCCCGGCTGTTCGACGAGAGCCACCGCAGGCAACGGTGGCTCGAGGCCGGTGTGGAGTTAGGTAGCCTGCTGATCGCAAACGAGTTCGACGACGGCGCCAGTCACCTTGATCTCGTGGCCGAAGCGGCCCTTCGGGCGTCGGAATCCATTCTTGCTGTCGTTGCGGTCCCAGCGTCAGACGGAAGAGTGCTGTGCCGGTCGGCGATCGGGGTACAGGGCCTCTACGCCGGGCAGGAGCTCACCGGTTCGCAGATCGTGTTATCCGTTATCGAAACCGGCGAATCCCTTGTGGTGAAGGACCCTCATCACGTTCTGGGCGTTGACTTGACGGAGAAGCTGGGCCCTGTGCTTGTGTCGGCTTTGGGTCATCGTGGAACGGACAATGGAGCCCTCCTGTTGGCCCGCGGTACCGGGGCTCCCGCATACACCCGTTCGGATGTTGATTCCAGCGCGCTTTTCGGCAGCAGAATAGGGTTGGCCTTGGATCTTGTCCGTGCGAGCGCCCTTCGGCAACAAAGCGTGGTGCTCTCGGACCGGGAACGCATTGCGCGCGATTTGCACGACTTGGTGATTCAACGCTTGTTTGCTGCGGGTTTGGGCATTCAAAACCTCAGGCGATTCATGGATGATCCGGCGGCGTTGGAGCGGATGGCGGCCCTGACCGAAGAACTGGACGAGACGATCCGCACGCTGAGGTCGACCATCGAACAACTCCGATCCGCAGATAAGGCTGGCTGA
- a CDS encoding universal stress protein, whose amino-acid sequence MASWLDPSKIIVGVDGSQASVEALRQGQRIALALDAPLEAWGCWEMPLGYEGYLALGIDGFAHDAEDRLNKAVLEAFGAEKPRNVSSRLVQSSPRAGLVEGSKHASLLVVGRRGHGGFGGLLLGSVSSACVAHAHCPVLVVHSPEKGS is encoded by the coding sequence ATGGCAAGCTGGCTTGACCCGAGCAAGATCATTGTAGGCGTCGACGGATCCCAAGCCTCGGTGGAAGCGCTACGCCAAGGACAGCGCATTGCCCTGGCTCTTGACGCACCGCTTGAAGCGTGGGGTTGCTGGGAGATGCCGCTGGGATACGAAGGATATCTTGCGCTGGGAATTGATGGATTCGCCCATGATGCGGAGGATCGACTCAACAAGGCAGTGTTGGAGGCGTTTGGTGCTGAAAAGCCCCGGAACGTCAGTTCCCGACTTGTTCAAAGTTCACCCCGTGCCGGGCTGGTTGAAGGCAGCAAGCATGCGTCGCTTCTTGTAGTAGGCAGGCGCGGTCACGGTGGTTTTGGGGGACTTCTCCTGGGCTCGGTCAGTTCGGCTTGCGTTGCGCACGCGCACTGCCCTGTCCTGGTGGTTCACTCCCCCGAAAAGGGCTCTTGA
- a CDS encoding universal stress protein, translated as MNEAIVVGVNDSPSSEAAMGWAMHRAATLKLPVQLVHAVDDRWAYDSVGYNEWIRESGINFLAAAKDRAAKMEPTVKVTTDLVSGGAGYALGKRSKKAAMVVIGSGHGWAGGSLTDRALQVAAVARCPVAVIGEHDMTNRKGIVVGVDGSEESTQAVAFAAAEADRQGQELTVLHAFLTPEPWVTRGVPRTNYFEVITEEERVVLAETVAGLADKYPDLVVHQVLDTHTRPAEALLAAGATAQLLVVGSRGRGAFKRLLLGSTAHAVLTKLPCPTIIARISPVKHSD; from the coding sequence ATGAATGAAGCAATTGTCGTAGGTGTCAACGATTCACCCAGCAGCGAGGCTGCCATGGGATGGGCCATGCATCGAGCAGCCACCTTGAAGCTGCCGGTTCAGCTTGTCCACGCCGTGGACGACCGCTGGGCGTACGATTCTGTGGGGTACAACGAATGGATCCGGGAATCCGGCATCAACTTTCTTGCAGCCGCCAAGGACCGGGCCGCCAAGATGGAACCCACCGTCAAGGTCACCACCGACCTCGTCTCGGGTGGTGCCGGTTACGCTTTGGGCAAGAGATCCAAAAAGGCCGCCATGGTGGTCATTGGTTCAGGCCATGGCTGGGCTGGCGGTTCCCTGACCGATCGCGCCTTGCAGGTTGCTGCCGTGGCGCGCTGTCCCGTTGCAGTCATCGGTGAGCACGACATGACAAACCGCAAAGGAATTGTGGTCGGAGTGGACGGTTCTGAAGAGTCCACCCAGGCCGTCGCGTTCGCTGCGGCGGAGGCCGACCGTCAGGGCCAGGAGCTGACTGTTCTCCATGCCTTCCTCACGCCGGAACCGTGGGTTACCCGCGGTGTACCCCGCACCAACTACTTTGAGGTCATCACGGAAGAGGAGCGCGTTGTACTGGCCGAAACCGTCGCCGGATTGGCAGACAAGTACCCGGATTTGGTGGTGCACCAGGTCCTCGACACCCACACACGGCCCGCGGAAGCACTGCTCGCGGCCGGGGCCACTGCACAATTGCTGGTGGTTGGCAGCCGCGGACGGGGCGCCTTCAAACGCCTCTTGTTGGGTTCGACGGCGCATGCGGTTCTCACCAAATTGCCGTGTCCCACGATTATCGCGCGCATCAGCCCCGTCAAGCACTCCGACTGA
- a CDS encoding universal stress protein → MVGNTSPGRVVVGVDGSEASIEALREAQRIAVPLGATVEAVAYWDFPPVYEGYVAMGITGFEEAAGQVLNESVEKAFGFDVPDNVISHLEQGHPRQGLIKASRGAELVVVGRRGHGGFGGLLMGSVSSACVAHAQCPVLVVHTPEKG, encoded by the coding sequence ATGGTAGGGAACACATCGCCAGGCAGGGTAGTTGTAGGTGTGGATGGATCGGAGGCATCCATTGAGGCGCTCCGCGAGGCTCAGCGCATTGCCGTCCCGCTGGGGGCGACCGTTGAGGCCGTTGCGTATTGGGATTTCCCGCCGGTTTACGAAGGCTACGTTGCCATGGGGATCACCGGTTTTGAGGAAGCGGCCGGACAAGTCCTGAACGAGTCAGTCGAAAAGGCATTCGGCTTTGACGTGCCTGACAACGTCATTTCGCATCTGGAACAGGGCCATCCACGGCAAGGACTGATCAAAGCAAGCCGCGGAGCAGAGTTGGTAGTCGTCGGCAGGCGCGGCCATGGCGGCTTCGGCGGTCTACTGATGGGATCGGTCAGTTCGGCCTGCGTCGCACACGCACAATGCCCGGTTCTTGTGGTGCACACCCCCGAAAAGGGATGA